A genomic window from Glycine soja cultivar W05 chromosome 10, ASM419377v2, whole genome shotgun sequence includes:
- the LOC114369373 gene encoding late embryogenesis abundant protein D-34-like isoform X1, which yields MSQEQPQKENHEEEGIKYGDVFNVKGEMKSKPEAPVDAGMMQKAETETTGKTQKAGAAMQSAAAKDERGGMAGHKDKNNVAADGGVSVTQTEAHLSGSQVISESVAGQVVNKLEEKKRKVNKLVEVVKQFNQKAPLNTMTPPSIVQEMGAGGAGSGITIGEALEATVLTAGKKPVEWSDAAAIQAAEVRATGRTNIVPGGVAAAAQSAATLNARVTKDEEKIKLADILADATSKLPSDRAATRRDAEGVTGAEMRNDPNLTTHPGGVSASVAAAARLNKTNTNT from the exons atgagtcaagaacagcCTCAGAAGGAGAATCATGAGGAGGAAGGAATCAAATATGGAGATGTGTTCAATGTGAAGGGAGAGATGAAAAGCAAGCCGGAGGCGCCGGTGGACGCGGGGATGATGCAAAAGGCGGAGACGGAAACCACTGGTAAGACCCAAAAGGCTGGTGCCGCGATGCAATCGGCGGCGGCGAAAGATGAGAGAGGAGGGATGGCGGGGCACAAAGATAAGAATAACGTTGCCGCTGATGGTGGTGTTAGTGTGACTCAGACTGAGGCTCATCTTTCGGGGAGCCAGGTGATATCGGAGTCCGTTGCAGGACAG GTTGTTAACAAACtagaggaaaagaaaaggaaagttaATAAGTTGGTTGAG GTGGTGAAGCAATTTAACCAAAAGGCTCCACTGAATACGATGACGCCACCTTCtattgttcaagaaatgggcGCTGGAGGTGCTGGAAGCGGGATCACCATAGGCGAAGCACTCGAGGCCACGGTTCTGACCGCCGGAAAGAAGCCCGTCGAGTGGAGCGACGCCGCGGCGATTCAGGCCGCCGAAGTCAGAGCCACTGGACGCACCAACATCGTCCCCGGCGGTGTTGCCGCCGCGGCTCAATCTGCCGCCACACTCAATGCTCGAGTTACAAAGGATGAGGAGAAGATCAAACTCGCAGATATTCTCGCG GATGCGACTTCGAAGTTACCTTCAGACAGAGCAGCGACTCGGCGAGATGCAGAAGGGGTGACGGGTGCAGAAATGAGAAATGATCCAAACCTCACTACTCATCCTGGGGGCGTCTCTGCATCCGTCGCTGCTGCTGCTAGGCTTAACAAAACCAATACCAacacctaa
- the LOC114369373 gene encoding late embryogenesis abundant protein D-34-like isoform X2, translating to MSQEQPQKENHEEEGIKYGDVFNVKGEMKSKPEAPVDAGMMQKAETETTGKTQKAGAAMQSAAAKDERGGMAGHKDKNNVAADGGVSVTQTEAHLSGSQVVNKLEEKKRKVNKLVEVVKQFNQKAPLNTMTPPSIVQEMGAGGAGSGITIGEALEATVLTAGKKPVEWSDAAAIQAAEVRATGRTNIVPGGVAAAAQSAATLNARVTKDEEKIKLADILADATSKLPSDRAATRRDAEGVTGAEMRNDPNLTTHPGGVSASVAAAARLNKTNTNT from the exons atgagtcaagaacagcCTCAGAAGGAGAATCATGAGGAGGAAGGAATCAAATATGGAGATGTGTTCAATGTGAAGGGAGAGATGAAAAGCAAGCCGGAGGCGCCGGTGGACGCGGGGATGATGCAAAAGGCGGAGACGGAAACCACTGGTAAGACCCAAAAGGCTGGTGCCGCGATGCAATCGGCGGCGGCGAAAGATGAGAGAGGAGGGATGGCGGGGCACAAAGATAAGAATAACGTTGCCGCTGATGGTGGTGTTAGTGTGACTCAGACTGAGGCTCATCTTTCGGGGAGCCAG GTTGTTAACAAACtagaggaaaagaaaaggaaagttaATAAGTTGGTTGAG GTGGTGAAGCAATTTAACCAAAAGGCTCCACTGAATACGATGACGCCACCTTCtattgttcaagaaatgggcGCTGGAGGTGCTGGAAGCGGGATCACCATAGGCGAAGCACTCGAGGCCACGGTTCTGACCGCCGGAAAGAAGCCCGTCGAGTGGAGCGACGCCGCGGCGATTCAGGCCGCCGAAGTCAGAGCCACTGGACGCACCAACATCGTCCCCGGCGGTGTTGCCGCCGCGGCTCAATCTGCCGCCACACTCAATGCTCGAGTTACAAAGGATGAGGAGAAGATCAAACTCGCAGATATTCTCGCG GATGCGACTTCGAAGTTACCTTCAGACAGAGCAGCGACTCGGCGAGATGCAGAAGGGGTGACGGGTGCAGAAATGAGAAATGATCCAAACCTCACTACTCATCCTGGGGGCGTCTCTGCATCCGTCGCTGCTGCTGCTAGGCTTAACAAAACCAATACCAacacctaa